The genomic interval ATCCGGGGGTGAAGCTGGGAATCGTGTAGCTGAACGTGGTGCCCGCCCCGATGGTCGCCGTCACCCTTGCCGACTGGTAGACGGCCATTGGCGCCGGATTGGTCACTCCGCTCAAATTAATCGTGTTGGCATGATTGATCGTCGCGCCGCCATTGAAGTCGGTATCCGCGACGAATGAGCCCGTTGTCGGCCCCCCTGCATTGATATCGACCGGACCGGATGACAACGCGAACGCCATCGAGTCGATGTTCCAGCCGGCCGTGTCCTGGTTCACTGTCAGCGTCTGCGTGCCCGCGGGCAGTGTAACAGTAGCTGTTACCGTCACCCAGGTCTGGAAGCCGCCGGTCGCTGGAACTGCAACCGTACCGCTGAGGTTGGTTCCCGACGAGTTGGAAATATGGAACGCATCGGCAACAGCGGTCGGAGCGGCAACCAGAATGCTGACCGTGTACGTCCCTGCCGTGGCCACGTTCACTGTGTAGCGGAACCACTGTCCCGCGGTCGTCCAGCCGAGATCGTTGCCGGTTGCGGGGGCTGTTGCCGTCTCCAGATCGACGCCGTCGGAGCGGTAGCCGTTGGCCGTTCCATTGACCGAGGTCACGTTATAGGCGACTCCCTGGCCGCCGGTGTCGTAGTTCTCGGCCATCACCGTGCCAGGAATCGCCGCGGGCGTTCCGCCGAACGGTCCCTCGGACGGCAGCAGGCCATAGACGCACAGCTGGCCGCTGTTGTTGGCCCCTGTACCGAAGCTGCCCAGATACGCCTTGCCGTTGGCGACGACGGGATAACTGTACTTGGAATAGTTGCTGCAGTTGTCGCGGGCGGCGTTCTGTTGCGAATCCCAGAGTTCGCTGCTGACATTGTCGGCGTTGAAAGCGCGAAAGATGCCGGGTACCGTGCCATGGTTGGCATCGCCGCTGAGAACACAATTCGCCCAAAGCACGCCGCTGCCGGTGGCGGCGCCAT from Terriglobales bacterium carries:
- a CDS encoding malectin domain-containing carbohydrate-binding protein, with amino-acid sequence FLRQFQFNGSTFNTSAIHTSTMTAATCGMPGCMLSVSANGAATGSGVLWANCVLSGDANHGTVPGIFRAFNADNVSSELWDSQQNAARDNCSNYSKYSYPVVANGKAYLGSFGTGANNSGQLCVYGLLPSEGPFGGTPAAIPGTVMAENYDTGGQGVAYNVTSVNGTANGYRSDGVDLETATAPATGNDLGWTTAGQWFRYTVNVATAGTYTVSILVAAPTAVADAFHISNSSGTNLSGTVAVPATGGFQTWVTVTATVTLPAGTQTLTVNQDTAGWNIDSMAFALSSGPVDINAGGPTTGSFVADTDFNGGATINHANTINLSGVTNPAPMAVYQSARVTATIGAGTTFSYTIPSFTPGSGHTVRLHFAETFWTAAGQRVFNVSINGTQVLTNFDIFATAGATNKAVIEQFSTTANGSGQIVIQFTTVTNKALISGIEIQ